In a single window of the Bradyrhizobium erythrophlei genome:
- a CDS encoding polysaccharide deacetylase family protein, whose translation MIGRVLVGLRTWQCAALYLMLLTGIGAQAASAADCPGHPDALGTSRTLVVDPREHPRIGTMQYPETLPLADHEVVLTFDDGPLPHNSNQVLDILAAECVKATFFEIGRMATAYPEGVRKLRDAGHTIGTHSQNHPLTMNRMPIERARQEIDDGIASVKAALGDDAALSPFFRIPGLMRAQGVEDYLASQGIQVWSADFLADDWRHISSSRVYDLAMQRLEAKGRGILLLHDIQARTVAALPRILRELKARGYRIVHVVPETPQLPATSTEPPQWQLHPPSENVAISHWPKIPNFVFAEAEILPAPSLSDLDWQDEQSMTLAESLDHAGRLARGVPLPREAPWPRQLPMPLDGAATVLPVPAGNIFEIPEKSFAAIALASPRQQQTAPAGHETDRIAKLIAADSGQSRRTIPRKRFGRRGAPRLAGRGNGLAARGGRRELKHLVQVKKRSV comes from the coding sequence ATGATCGGTAGGGTGTTGGTTGGTTTGCGGACATGGCAATGCGCCGCCTTGTATTTGATGCTACTTACCGGCATCGGCGCACAAGCTGCGTCAGCTGCCGATTGTCCCGGCCATCCCGATGCGCTCGGCACCTCGCGTACCCTGGTGGTCGATCCCCGGGAACATCCGCGGATCGGCACCATGCAATATCCGGAGACGCTGCCGCTTGCCGATCACGAGGTGGTGCTGACGTTCGATGACGGGCCGCTGCCACACAACAGCAATCAGGTTCTGGACATTCTCGCCGCGGAATGCGTGAAGGCGACCTTCTTTGAGATCGGCCGCATGGCTACGGCCTATCCGGAAGGCGTGCGCAAGCTCCGCGACGCCGGCCACACCATCGGCACCCACAGCCAGAATCATCCTCTGACCATGAATCGGATGCCGATCGAGCGCGCCAGGCAGGAGATCGACGACGGCATCGCTTCGGTGAAGGCAGCACTCGGGGATGATGCCGCGCTGTCGCCGTTCTTTCGCATCCCCGGTCTGATGCGCGCCCAGGGTGTCGAGGACTATCTGGCGTCACAGGGCATCCAGGTCTGGAGCGCGGATTTTCTGGCCGACGACTGGCGGCATATTTCCTCGTCGCGGGTCTACGATCTCGCGATGCAGCGGCTCGAGGCCAAGGGACGCGGGATTCTGCTGCTGCACGATATCCAGGCCCGCACGGTCGCCGCCTTGCCGAGAATTCTCCGTGAGTTGAAGGCGCGAGGCTATCGTATTGTCCATGTGGTGCCGGAGACACCACAGCTGCCAGCCACGTCGACCGAACCGCCGCAATGGCAGCTGCATCCTCCCTCGGAGAACGTGGCTATCTCGCACTGGCCTAAAATTCCCAATTTTGTCTTTGCCGAGGCCGAAATACTTCCCGCGCCCTCGCTGTCGGATCTGGACTGGCAGGACGAACAATCGATGACCCTTGCGGAATCGCTGGATCACGCCGGACGGCTGGCGCGCGGCGTTCCGCTGCCGCGGGAAGCGCCCTGGCCCCGGCAATTGCCGATGCCACTTGATGGCGCGGCCACCGTCCTGCCGGTTCCGGCCGGGAACATTTTCGAGATACCGGAAAAGTCGTTTGCGGCCATCGCTCTCGCCTCGCCCCGTCAGCAGCAGACTGCCCCGGCCGGGCATGAAACGGATCGCATCGCAAAACTGATTGCCGCCGATTCGGGCCAGTCGCGGCGTACGATCCCCCGGAAGCGCTTCGGGCGGCGCGGCGCGCCACGCTTGGCCGGTCGCGGCAACGGACTGGCGGCGCGTGGCGGGCGACGCGAGCTCAAGCACCTGGTGCAGGTCAAAAAAAGAAGCGTGTGA
- a CDS encoding cupin domain-containing protein — MPEIIDLGSLRLRFLQSKEDTAGSIDMFEMTLQPNARMPIPHYHDRWDETIYGLSGTTSWRVDGQDIDVTPGETVFIKRGIVHGFTNRTAGPTSCLCTLSPGVLGPQYFKDMAGLLAAGTPDPARMKETMLRYGLVPAPPA, encoded by the coding sequence ATGCCTGAAATCATCGACCTCGGCTCGCTCAGGCTGAGATTCCTGCAAAGCAAGGAAGACACCGCCGGCAGCATCGACATGTTCGAGATGACGCTGCAGCCGAACGCGCGCATGCCCATACCGCACTACCATGATCGCTGGGACGAGACGATTTACGGACTGAGCGGCACCACGTCCTGGCGGGTTGACGGCCAAGATATCGACGTGACGCCTGGCGAAACGGTCTTTATCAAGCGCGGCATTGTGCACGGCTTTACCAACCGGACGGCAGGGCCGACCTCATGCCTCTGCACGCTGAGCCCGGGCGTGCTCGGTCCGCAGTACTTCAAGGACATGGCAGGTCTGCTGGCGGCCGGAACGCCTGATCCGGCCAGGATGAAGGAAACGATGCTGCGCTACGGGCTTGTACCTGCACCGCCCGCCTAG
- a CDS encoding acetyl-CoA carboxylase biotin carboxylase subunit: protein MFKRILIANRGEIACRIIKTARRMGIETVAVYSEADRDALHVEMADEAILIGPPAAAESYLVMEKIVEACRKTGAEAVHPGYGFLSEREAFPRVLGQAGIVFIGPNAGAIAAMGDKIESKKAAAKANVSTVPGHLGVIEDEKHAVKIADQIGYPVMIKASAGGGGKGMRIAHSTSEVAEGFGLAKAEAKSSFGDDRVFIEKFIVDPRHIEIQVLGDKHGNVIYLGERECSIQRRNQKVIEEAPSPLLDEKTRRKMGEQAVALARAVSYDSAGTVEFVAGQDKSFYFLEMNTRLQVEHPVTELITGIDLVEQMIRVAAGEKLSLTQKDVTLTGWAVESRVYAEDPFRSFLPSVGRLVKYRPPVESSIDGITVRNDTGVQEGGEISIYYDPMIAKLVTHAPSRAAAIEAQSTALDSFYIDGIRHNIPFLSALMHHPRWREGNLSTGFLAEEFPGGFAVRTPEGEVARRLAAVAAAIDHVLGERKRQISGQLTGRPVQRERRRAVWLERNEIALDIAREADDIVVRFVGADGTLGHPHHLLSPWTPGDPVWQGTLDGHGVAMQVRPIANGFRLAHQGFEVAVNVFTESEAAAARLMPVGIKADTGKKLLCPMPGLVVSIAVSEGQEVKAGETLAVVEAMKMQNVLRAERDGTVKKIHAAAGATLAVDALILEFA, encoded by the coding sequence ATGTTCAAACGAATTCTGATCGCCAATCGCGGCGAGATCGCCTGCCGGATCATCAAGACTGCCCGCCGGATGGGGATCGAGACAGTCGCGGTCTATTCCGAGGCCGACCGTGACGCGCTCCATGTCGAAATGGCCGACGAGGCGATTCTGATCGGACCGCCGGCCGCGGCCGAAAGCTATCTGGTGATGGAGAAGATCGTCGAGGCCTGCCGCAAGACCGGCGCCGAGGCGGTCCATCCGGGCTACGGATTCCTGTCCGAGCGCGAGGCCTTTCCCCGCGTGCTCGGCCAGGCCGGCATCGTCTTCATCGGGCCCAACGCGGGCGCGATCGCCGCCATGGGTGACAAGATCGAATCCAAAAAGGCCGCCGCGAAAGCCAACGTCTCGACCGTGCCGGGCCATCTCGGCGTGATCGAGGACGAAAAGCATGCGGTGAAGATCGCGGATCAGATCGGTTACCCTGTGATGATCAAGGCTTCCGCCGGCGGCGGAGGCAAGGGGATGCGGATCGCGCATTCGACCTCGGAAGTCGCCGAAGGGTTTGGGCTCGCCAAGGCCGAAGCCAAATCCTCATTCGGCGATGACCGCGTTTTCATCGAGAAATTCATCGTCGATCCCCGCCACATCGAAATTCAGGTGTTGGGCGACAAGCACGGCAACGTGATCTATCTCGGCGAGCGCGAATGCTCGATCCAGCGTCGCAATCAGAAGGTGATCGAGGAAGCGCCATCTCCGTTGCTCGACGAGAAGACCCGCCGCAAGATGGGCGAACAGGCCGTCGCGCTCGCCAGGGCGGTCAGTTACGATTCTGCCGGCACGGTCGAATTCGTCGCTGGCCAGGACAAGAGCTTCTACTTCCTGGAGATGAATACGCGGCTGCAGGTCGAGCACCCCGTGACCGAATTGATCACCGGCATCGATCTTGTCGAGCAGATGATCCGCGTTGCCGCCGGCGAGAAGCTGTCGCTGACGCAAAAGGACGTCACGCTGACGGGGTGGGCGGTGGAGTCGCGGGTCTACGCGGAGGACCCGTTCCGCAGCTTCCTGCCCTCGGTCGGGCGGCTGGTAAAATACCGCCCGCCGGTCGAGAGCAGCATCGACGGCATTACTGTCCGCAACGACACCGGCGTGCAGGAAGGCGGCGAGATCTCGATCTATTACGATCCGATGATCGCCAAGCTTGTGACCCATGCGCCATCGCGCGCGGCAGCGATCGAGGCGCAGTCGACGGCGCTGGATTCCTTTTACATCGACGGCATCCGGCACAACATTCCGTTCCTGTCGGCACTGATGCATCATCCGCGCTGGCGCGAGGGCAATCTCTCAACGGGGTTCCTCGCGGAAGAATTCCCGGGCGGATTCGCGGTTCGCACGCCCGAAGGCGAGGTCGCGCGCCGGCTGGCGGCGGTGGCCGCCGCCATCGATCATGTGCTCGGCGAGCGCAAGCGGCAGATTTCCGGCCAGTTGACCGGCCGCCCGGTGCAACGCGAGCGCCGCCGCGCGGTGTGGCTGGAGCGCAACGAAATCGCGCTCGATATCGCGCGCGAGGCCGACGACATCGTAGTGCGCTTTGTCGGCGCCGACGGCACGTTGGGCCATCCGCACCATCTGCTCTCGCCGTGGACGCCGGGCGACCCGGTCTGGCAGGGCACCCTCGATGGCCACGGGGTGGCGATGCAGGTGCGCCCGATCGCCAACGGCTTCCGGCTTGCGCATCAGGGGTTTGAGGTCGCGGTCAATGTCTTTACCGAATCCGAGGCCGCCGCGGCGCGGCTGATGCCGGTCGGTATCAAAGCCGATACCGGCAAGAAACTGTTATGCCCGATGCCGGGGCTGGTGGTTTCGATTGCGGTTTCCGAAGGCCAGGAAGTCAAGGCCGGCGAAACGCTCGCCGTGGTCGAGGCCATGAAGATGCAGAATGTGCTGCGCGCCGAGCGGGACGGTACGGTCAAAAAAATCCACGCCGCCGCCGGCGCGACCCTGGCGGTGGATGCGCTGATTCTCGAATTCGCGTAA
- the lipB gene encoding lipoyl(octanoyl) transferase LipB codes for MVNDRQSLDFTRPSGSPCGSAVEWLISDAPVPYLDAIAAMEARVADIAALRAPELVWLLEHPPLYTSGTSGKTTDLLDPRFPIFATGRGGQLTYHGPGQRVAYVMLDLKRRRPDVRAYVASLEEWIIRTLAAFNVRGERREDRVGVWVNRSDKGPGFEDKIAAIGVRLRRWVSFHGISLNVEPDLTHFDAIVPCGVADPRYGVTSLAGLGLTPTMADVDIALRRAFEEVFGSVEAGVPEATI; via the coding sequence ATGGTTAATGACCGCCAAAGCCTCGATTTCACGCGCCCTTCGGGGTCCCCATGCGGCAGCGCGGTCGAATGGCTAATATCCGACGCGCCGGTGCCCTATCTCGATGCGATAGCGGCGATGGAAGCACGGGTAGCCGACATCGCGGCCCTGAGGGCACCCGAACTGGTCTGGCTGCTGGAACACCCCCCGCTCTACACCTCCGGGACCAGCGGCAAGACGACCGACCTGCTCGACCCCCGCTTCCCGATCTTTGCCACGGGGCGCGGCGGGCAGCTCACCTATCACGGGCCTGGCCAGCGGGTGGCCTATGTGATGCTCGACCTGAAACGGCGGCGGCCCGACGTCCGCGCCTATGTGGCCAGCCTCGAAGAATGGATCATCCGCACCCTGGCGGCGTTCAATGTCCGGGGCGAGCGGCGCGAGGATCGGGTCGGCGTCTGGGTGAACCGGTCAGACAAGGGTCCTGGCTTCGAAGACAAGATCGCCGCCATCGGCGTGCGGCTGCGGCGCTGGGTGTCGTTCCACGGCATCTCGCTCAACGTCGAGCCGGACCTGACGCATTTTGACGCGATCGTACCCTGCGGCGTCGCCGACCCCCGCTACGGCGTCACCAGTCTCGCCGGTCTCGGCCTTACCCCAACCATGGCGGATGTCGATATCGCGCTCCGCCGGGCCTTCGAAGAGGTGTTCGGCTCCGTGGAGGCAGGGGTGCCGGAAGCGACGATCTGA
- a CDS encoding isocitrate lyase/PEP mutase family protein, translating into MTFRKRCEALRMILTGSICVRPGSVYDAVSIRIAEDLGFELGMFGGSVASLAVLGDPDITLITLTELAEQMRRMSRAASLPVLVDADHGYGNAMNVRRTVEELATAGAAGLSIEDTLLPQAFGQPGTQLIPLEEGVGKMKAAVDARGDASVVIMARTGAASISGLDDAIARAVAYEGTGVDALFLTGIKSHAELEAIAAATKLPLVLGGFPEADCDYLANQRVRIALQSHAPFAAATHAVYETLKALRDGTSPKNLKGLASSELTGRVTREADVKARSAEFLGLKR; encoded by the coding sequence ATGACTTTCCGAAAGCGCTGCGAAGCGTTGCGTATGATCCTGACGGGATCGATCTGCGTTCGTCCGGGCTCGGTCTACGACGCGGTTTCGATCCGTATTGCCGAGGACCTCGGTTTCGAGCTCGGCATGTTCGGCGGGTCGGTGGCTTCGCTCGCGGTGCTCGGCGATCCCGATATCACGCTGATCACGCTGACCGAACTTGCCGAACAGATGCGCCGGATGTCGCGCGCCGCCTCCCTGCCGGTGCTGGTCGATGCCGATCACGGCTATGGCAACGCGATGAATGTCCGCCGCACGGTCGAGGAACTGGCGACGGCGGGCGCCGCCGGACTCAGCATCGAGGACACCCTGCTGCCGCAGGCCTTCGGGCAACCCGGGACGCAGCTGATCCCGCTCGAGGAAGGCGTCGGCAAGATGAAAGCGGCGGTGGACGCGCGGGGCGATGCCAGCGTGGTTATCATGGCGCGCACTGGTGCTGCGTCGATCTCTGGTCTTGATGACGCGATCGCGCGCGCCGTAGCGTATGAAGGCACTGGGGTCGACGCGCTGTTCCTCACCGGCATAAAGAGCCACGCGGAGCTGGAAGCCATCGCGGCGGCGACGAAGCTGCCGCTCGTGCTCGGCGGCTTCCCCGAGGCCGACTGCGATTATCTCGCCAACCAGCGGGTGCGAATCGCGTTGCAGAGTCACGCGCCCTTCGCCGCGGCGACGCACGCGGTCTACGAGACGCTGAAAGCGCTGCGCGACGGTACGTCGCCGAAGAATTTGAAGGGTCTTGCGTCATCCGAACTGACCGGTCGCGTCACGCGCGAGGCGGATGTCAAAGCGCGCAGCGCGGAATTTCTGGGGCTGAAGCGATAG
- a CDS encoding FliM/FliN family flagellar motor switch protein has protein sequence MPTLDKVTVDLMVVLGTTSMPIHQVMRLSRGAIIELDATEADEVKILANNLPIASGVVLVDRNRIAVEVKQMLPRSPGSR, from the coding sequence GTGCCAACCCTCGATAAAGTCACCGTCGATCTCATGGTGGTCCTCGGAACCACGTCGATGCCCATCCATCAGGTCATGCGCCTGAGCCGCGGCGCCATCATCGAACTGGACGCCACCGAAGCGGATGAGGTCAAGATCCTCGCCAATAACCTGCCGATCGCCAGCGGCGTGGTGCTGGTCGATCGCAACCGGATCGCCGTCGAAGTCAAGCAAATGCTGCCGCGATCGCCGGGCAGCCGATAG
- a CDS encoding acylphosphatase → MGANAIRLVTITGQVQGVGYRAWVGHRARAHGLEGWVRNRRDGSVEALFAGSEDVVADLIALCRRGPSTARVDAVTEEPTSLEALNLRRAGERFSVLPTV, encoded by the coding sequence ATGGGTGCCAACGCGATCCGTCTGGTGACGATCACTGGCCAGGTCCAGGGCGTCGGCTACCGTGCCTGGGTCGGGCACCGGGCGAGGGCGCATGGACTTGAAGGCTGGGTGCGCAACCGCCGGGACGGCAGCGTCGAGGCGCTGTTTGCGGGGTCGGAGGATGTCGTGGCCGATTTGATCGCATTGTGCCGGCGTGGGCCCTCGACGGCGCGGGTTGATGCTGTCACGGAAGAACCCACAAGCTTGGAAGCGCTAAATTTGCGGCGAGCCGGCGAGCGTTTCTCGGTCCTGCCGACGGTGTAG
- a CDS encoding response regulator — protein MEDLLVILVVEDDQLIQGIVEGALSDGGFELAIASSGEQAVELLDGSGGKYRALVTDINLGSGKLDGWNVARRAREIDPEFPVVYMTGDSADEWASKGVPNSILITKPFAPAQLVTAISQLLNSGTPTA, from the coding sequence TTGGAAGACTTGCTGGTAATCCTGGTTGTGGAAGACGACCAGTTGATTCAGGGTATCGTTGAAGGGGCGCTCAGCGATGGCGGTTTTGAACTGGCCATCGCCTCGTCAGGCGAGCAAGCCGTGGAATTGCTTGACGGGTCCGGCGGCAAGTACCGGGCGCTAGTGACGGACATCAATCTCGGCAGCGGCAAGTTGGACGGATGGAATGTTGCGCGCCGCGCCAGGGAAATCGATCCGGAATTTCCGGTCGTCTACATGACCGGCGACAGCGCCGACGAATGGGCTTCCAAGGGCGTGCCCAACAGCATCCTGATTACCAAGCCGTTCGCGCCGGCCCAGCTTGTCACCGCCATCTCGCAGCTGCTCAATTCCGGCACGCCGACAGCCTGA